The following are from one region of the Camelus ferus isolate YT-003-E chromosome 13, BCGSAC_Cfer_1.0, whole genome shotgun sequence genome:
- the C13H1orf141 gene encoding uncharacterized protein C1orf141 homolog isoform X2, producing MAEKILEKLDILDEQAKAFLAIRAKKNNLQGQVRKKISVIPLTFDFQLEFEKAITTPISKTESKITKDRSHGINKTKRYSSFKNKPEPKKPNLRPHVVPTNIKIQEIKSIEPIEESLKSRPIRSFRYLKDTTEMENAKPLHELHLQHKQQQCRRTLGSTIISSVSSIQPNAYKEEKDSVKRIKSSQMNDFSAKENESIISDQLNEYSARKRSSLPLCFEDELERPNAKIISICPAKTATSHMKQSDTNPIIFHETGYVQMLLLTKNRLPPHSMENVNGYAYTRSKVVLERNCEMLKSVVRGQSISLSEPRRTMSTAQRKDVQAVPFEVGHGVAEDKLRKRTSKQTSENTSWNKPCNFSRTFSSLTKKFVGFLDKTVIQEVSAKTGTCEKIFSTVKPMSKFNALPVKYCSKPSKNVLKVYKMSKLKHCKFR from the exons AAAAACAACCTTCAGGGTCAAGTAAGGAAAAAGATTTCAGTGATACCTCTGACGTTTGATTTTCAGTTGGAATTTGAAAAGGCTATCACTACCCCCATATCTAAGACAGAATCAAAGATCACAAAAGACAGATCACATggcattaacaaaacaaaaag ATATAGCTCCTTCAAAAATAAGCCTGAACCTAAAAAGCCAAATTTAAGACCACACGTTGTgccaacaaatataaaaattcaagaaatcaaGTCAATAG AGCCAATTGAAGAAAGTCTAAAATCAAGACCTATTAGATCATTTCGTTATCTTAAGGATACAACTGAG ATGGAAAATGCTAAGCCCTTGCATGAGCTACATTTGCAGCATAAACAACAACAATGTAGAAGAACTTTGGGTTCTACAATAATTTCTTCTGTATCCAGCATTCAACCTAATGCTTATAAGGAGGAAAAAGACTCTGTTAAGAG GATAAAATCTTCACAGATGAATGATTTTagtgcaaaagaaaatgaatccatCATAAGTGATCAATTAAATGAATATTCAGCAAGAAAGAGAAGCTCACTCCCTTTGTGCTTTGAGGATGAACTGGAAAGGCCAAATGCCAAGATAATCAGCATTTGTCCGGCAAAGACAGCAACTTCTCACATG AAACAAAGTGACACAAATCCCATAATTTTCCATGAGACTGGATATGTGCAAATGTTGCTTTTGACAAAAAATAGGCTTCCTCCTCATTCTATGGAAAATGTTAATGGTTACGCATATACAAGATCAAAAgttgttttagaaagaaattgtGAAATGCTCAAAAGTGTAGTTAGAGGTCAATCTATTTCTCTTTCCGAGCCCAGAAGAACTATGTCTACAGCACAGAGGAAAGATGTACAAGCAGTGCCTTTTGAAGTGGGCCACGGAGTTGCAGAGGATAAATTGAGGAAGAGAACTAGTAAGCAGACATCTGAAAACACATCTTGGAATAAACCCTGTAATTTCTCTCGGACTTTTTCCAGCCTAACAAAAAAATTTGTGGGTTTCCTTGATAAAACTGTTATTCAAGAAGTGAGTGCTAAAACTGgcacatgtgaaaaaatattttctacagtaAAACCAATGAGTAAATTCAATGCCTTACCTGTTAAATACTGCTCAAAGCCTTCAAAAAATGTACTCAAAGTCTATAAA atgagcaaactgaagcaCTGTAAGTTCaggtaa
- the C13H1orf141 gene encoding uncharacterized protein C1orf141 homolog isoform X1, with amino-acid sequence MAEKILEKLDILDEQAKAFLAIRAKKNNLQGQVRKKISVIPLTFDFQLEFEKAITTPISKTESKITKDRSHGINKTKRYSSFKNKPEPKKPNLRPHVVPTNIKIQEIKSIEPIEESLKSRPIRSFRYLKDTTEMENAKPLHELHLQHKQQQCRRTLGSTIISSVSSIQPNAYKEEKDSVKRIKSSQMNDFSAKENESIISDQLNEYSARKRSSLPLCFEDELERPNAKIISICPAKTATSHMKQSDTNPIIFHETGYVQMLLLTKNRLPPHSMENVNGYAYTRSKVVLERNCEMLKSVVRGQSISLSEPRRTMSTAQRKDVQAVPFEVGHGVAEDKLRKRTSKQTSENTSWNKPCNFSRTFSSLTKKFVGFLDKTVIQEVSAKTGTCEKIFSTVKPMSKFNALPVKYCSKPSKNVLKVYKVSNVTPLDDLLNLSSKN; translated from the exons AAAAACAACCTTCAGGGTCAAGTAAGGAAAAAGATTTCAGTGATACCTCTGACGTTTGATTTTCAGTTGGAATTTGAAAAGGCTATCACTACCCCCATATCTAAGACAGAATCAAAGATCACAAAAGACAGATCACATggcattaacaaaacaaaaag ATATAGCTCCTTCAAAAATAAGCCTGAACCTAAAAAGCCAAATTTAAGACCACACGTTGTgccaacaaatataaaaattcaagaaatcaaGTCAATAG AGCCAATTGAAGAAAGTCTAAAATCAAGACCTATTAGATCATTTCGTTATCTTAAGGATACAACTGAG ATGGAAAATGCTAAGCCCTTGCATGAGCTACATTTGCAGCATAAACAACAACAATGTAGAAGAACTTTGGGTTCTACAATAATTTCTTCTGTATCCAGCATTCAACCTAATGCTTATAAGGAGGAAAAAGACTCTGTTAAGAG GATAAAATCTTCACAGATGAATGATTTTagtgcaaaagaaaatgaatccatCATAAGTGATCAATTAAATGAATATTCAGCAAGAAAGAGAAGCTCACTCCCTTTGTGCTTTGAGGATGAACTGGAAAGGCCAAATGCCAAGATAATCAGCATTTGTCCGGCAAAGACAGCAACTTCTCACATG AAACAAAGTGACACAAATCCCATAATTTTCCATGAGACTGGATATGTGCAAATGTTGCTTTTGACAAAAAATAGGCTTCCTCCTCATTCTATGGAAAATGTTAATGGTTACGCATATACAAGATCAAAAgttgttttagaaagaaattgtGAAATGCTCAAAAGTGTAGTTAGAGGTCAATCTATTTCTCTTTCCGAGCCCAGAAGAACTATGTCTACAGCACAGAGGAAAGATGTACAAGCAGTGCCTTTTGAAGTGGGCCACGGAGTTGCAGAGGATAAATTGAGGAAGAGAACTAGTAAGCAGACATCTGAAAACACATCTTGGAATAAACCCTGTAATTTCTCTCGGACTTTTTCCAGCCTAACAAAAAAATTTGTGGGTTTCCTTGATAAAACTGTTATTCAAGAAGTGAGTGCTAAAACTGgcacatgtgaaaaaatattttctacagtaAAACCAATGAGTAAATTCAATGCCTTACCTGTTAAATACTGCTCAAAGCCTTCAAAAAATGTACTCAAAGTCTATAAAGTAAGTAATGTAACACCATTGGatgatttgttaaatttatcaAGTAAAAATTAA